The Vibrio coralliilyticus genome segment AGTCATAATTGATACCTTGTTATCAATAGTTGTATTCATTACACACATTAGCGATTGCTTCTTCAAAGATCGCTAGTGCTTCGGTCAGTTGTTGGCGTGAAATGATCAGTGGAGGACTCAACTGAATCACATTACCTTGGGAGACTTTAAAGCTCAGCCCATTGTTGAGGCATTGGTAAAGTACTGACTCTGCTTCATCGTACGCTCGCTGTTTTGTTTGTTTATCGGTAACGAGCTCTATTCCCCAGAGCAGGCCAATGCCACGAATGTCTCCAATTACTGGGTATTTCTCTTTCATTTCCAGCAATTTTTTACGTACAAATTTGCTATCGTCTTTTACTTTTTCCAGCAAACCTTCTTGCTCAATAGCTTCCATGGTCGCGAGAGCGGCGGCGCAACCTATTGGACTCTTCTCATGGGTGTAATGACCCATAGAGATCTGCTCAGCGGTGTTGTATTTGTCTTTGGTGACCATAGCTGCAATTGGAACCAGGCCTCCGCCAAAGCCTTTACCAATACATAAAATGTCCGGTTCTATATCGTAAGCTTGATAAGTAAACCATTCACCGCTACGCCCCATACCGTTAGGAATATCGTCGATGATCAACATGACATTGTGTTTGTCACAAATCTCACGTACACGTTTCCAATAGGCTTTGCTCGGGACTTGAACATCGGTGTTTCGTACTGCCTCGGCAATAAATGCACCAATACCGCCTTCTTTCTCGATGACATACTCTAGATAATCGGCGTAGTGAACATCATCAGAGGTATTGGGAAATGCCCCCCGATAAGAAACAGCAGGTGGAATGCGTTCTACACCAGCCATTAAAGGCCCCATACCTTCTCGGAAGCAAGCTTCGCCTCCAACGGAAATGGCATCAAGCGAGGCTCCATGAAACGAGTCCCAAAGTGATACCACCTTGAAGTTTCCCGTGACATGGCGAGCTAATTTGAGTGCCATTCCTATGGCCGAAGTGCCACCGGGGGCAAAGAGCACTCGATTTAGCTCTCCGCCACAGATTTGAGTGAGCTTTTCTGCACATTTGATGGCCGTTTCATTGGTGAATCGACGAGGAGAAAATGGCAAGCTTGCTATTTGCTCCGTGACTTTTTTAATGATATGAGGGTGGCCGTAACCTAACTGGTGGACATTGTTACCATGGAAATCCATGTATTTCTTGCCCGATGCGTCTTGCAGATAAATGCCTTCAGCACTTTCAAGCGCGTCTAAACAAGGGGTCGACATTGCCTGATGCACGAACACATCACTATCGCGTTGAAGTAAGCTTTGCGTTTGCTCATCTTTCAAAGAAGCGCTCCAAGCTTGTCGTGCAGAGGTGGTGTTCACGTCCCCTTCGCTACGAAAGTGAGTGGGTTTGACTGATTGACTCATGGCATTAAGCTACCGTTGCTGTTTCTTGCCAGTACATGGCGTTTTTTATCGCCCCAATCAGGCGTTCAATGTCTTGTGGGTAGACTTCGCCGATGTTGCCAATTCGGAAACAATCTGCATCCGATACTTTACCTGGATAGATCACAAACCCTTGTTCTTTAAGACGTTCATAAAAGGTCTTAAACTGATAATCTTCGTGGGTGGGTGAGTAGAAGGAAGTAATGATTGGCGAGTGAAGCTCGTCGTTGAGCAAAGGCTCAAAACCAAGAGAGCGCATACCAGCGACCAGCGTGGTCTGATTGGTGTGGTAGCGCAGGTGCCTCGCTTCGATCCCACCTTCTTGTTCCAGCTCTAGTAGAGCTTGGTAGAAAGCACGCACAGTATGAGTTGGTGACGTGAAACGCCATTTACCGTGATTCTTTTCCATGCAGTGCCACTGGTCATAGAGGTCTAAGCTAAGAGAACGTGCACGACCCTGACATTTTTCCAACTCTTCCTTCTTA includes the following:
- a CDS encoding aspartate aminotransferase family protein is translated as MSQSVKPTHFRSEGDVNTTSARQAWSASLKDEQTQSLLQRDSDVFVHQAMSTPCLDALESAEGIYLQDASGKKYMDFHGNNVHQLGYGHPHIIKKVTEQIASLPFSPRRFTNETAIKCAEKLTQICGGELNRVLFAPGGTSAIGMALKLARHVTGNFKVVSLWDSFHGASLDAISVGGEACFREGMGPLMAGVERIPPAVSYRGAFPNTSDDVHYADYLEYVIEKEGGIGAFIAEAVRNTDVQVPSKAYWKRVREICDKHNVMLIIDDIPNGMGRSGEWFTYQAYDIEPDILCIGKGFGGGLVPIAAMVTKDKYNTAEQISMGHYTHEKSPIGCAAALATMEAIEQEGLLEKVKDDSKFVRKKLLEMKEKYPVIGDIRGIGLLWGIELVTDKQTKQRAYDEAESVLYQCLNNGLSFKVSQGNVIQLSPPLIISRQQLTEALAIFEEAIANVCNEYNY